The following coding sequences are from one Apodemus sylvaticus chromosome X, mApoSyl1.1, whole genome shotgun sequence window:
- the Morf4l2 gene encoding mortality factor 4-like protein 2 yields the protein MSSRKQASQTRGQQSAEEDNFKKPTRSNMQRSKMRGAASGKKSAGSQPKNLDPALPGRWGGRSAENPPSGSVRKTRKNKQKAPGNGDGGSTSEVPQPPRKKRARADPTVESEEAFKSRMEVKVKIPEELKPWLVEDWDLVTRQKQLFQLPAKKNVDAILEEYANCKKSQGNVDNKEYAVNEVVGGIKEYFNVMLGTQLLYKFERPQYAEILLAHPDAPMSQIYGAPHLLRLFVRIGAMLAYTPLDEKSLALLLGYLHDFLKYLAKNSASLFTASDYKVASADYHRKAL from the coding sequence ATGAGTTCCAGAAAGCAGGCTTCTCAAACTCGTGGACAACAATCTGCTGAAGAAGACAACTTTAAGAAACCAACTCGAAGCAATATGCAGAGAAGTAAGATGAGAGGAGCTGCCTCAGGAAAGAAGTCAGCTGGTTCGCAGCCAAAGAATCTTGATCCAGCTCTGCCAGGTAGATGGGGAGGTCGCTCTGCTGAGAACCCCCCTTCTGGTTCTGTGCGGAAGACAAGGAAGAACAAGCAGAAGGCTCCTGGCAACGGAGACGGCGGCAGTACCAGTGAAGTCCCCCAGCCCCCTCGGAAGAAAAGGGCACGGGCTGACCCCACTGTGGAGAGCGAGGAGGCGTTCAAGAGTAGGATGGAGGTGAAGGTGAAGATCCCTGAAGAATTAAAACCATGGCTGGTGGAGGACTGGGACTTAGTTACTAGACAGAAGCAGTTGTTCCAGCTCCCTGCTAAAAAGAATGTAGATGCTATTCTTGAGGAGTATGCCAATTGCAAGAAATCACAGGGAAATGTTGATAATAAGGAGTATGCGGTTAACGAAGTTGTAGGAGGGATAAAAGAGTATTTCAATGTGATGCTGGGCACTCAGCTGCTCTACAAGTTTGAAAGGCCTCAGTATGCTGAGATTCTGCTGGCTCACCCTGATGCGCCAATGTCGCAGATCTATGGGGCGCCACACCTGCTGAGATTATTCGTGAGAATTGGGGCAATGTTGGCCTATACGCCCCTTGATGAGAAAAGCCTCGCACTATTGCTGGGCTATCTGCATGATTTCCTTAAGTATCTGGCAAAGAATTCTGCCTCTCTGTTTACTGCCAGTGATTACAAAGTGGCTTCTGCTGACTACCATCGCAAAGCCCTGTGA